In Papaver somniferum cultivar HN1 chromosome 9, ASM357369v1, whole genome shotgun sequence, the genomic stretch CAGTGGTTGAGTACGACACTGAAAATCTTGAACCGCCCATTTTATCAGTAGAAGATGCTGTTGCTAGGTCCAGCTTCTTTGAGGTACCACCTTTCCTTTACCCAAAGCAGGTAGGAGATTTTTCGAAAGGAATGAGCGATGCAGATCACAGAATTATCTCCGCAGAGGTGATTCTCAAAAATTTTACCTTTCAAAATGCTATTTCAGGTTGAACTTAGAATGTTTCTTGAGTGTGACCATGTAATGCTATCTCGACTGATGTACAACTGTTCAATATTATTTCAGATCAAACTTGGATCTCAGTACTTCTTCTATATGGAGACACAAACTGCCCTTGCAGTTCCAGATGAAGATAACTGCATGGTTGTTTACAGCTCCAGTCAGTGCCCAGAGTACACACAGATTGTAATTGCTAAATGCCTAGGTCTTCCAGAGAATAACGTCCGTGTGATAACGAGAAGAGTTGGAGGCGGGTTTGGTGGGAAGGCCCTGAAATCGATGCCTGTAAGTACCCTTTTGTTTGTTCCCGTCCGTTTAAGCTAGTCTTTCCAAATTTGGAAAGTCATCCAGTTACATCCTGATTTGGTAGCTGTATAAGTAGTTCCTACCAAATGGTGTGTGGTCATTCAACCTAAAGAGGCAGTTTGTTGAACTGGCTAATATCCTTCTATTACTTTTGTTGGGGAGATTTGCTCCTTTACTGCAGAATCAACTGTCCGACAATGAACCAAAAGATATTATGATCTTACTTGAAATAATAAGTTGCATTGTATATTTGGTCGTGCGAAGTATGCATATTTTTAAATTGGCCTTCTTTCCTTCTCTAAAGTTGTTTGTCTAGACTCGAGAATTTCATCGTTGTTGGAAGTCATATTCTTTCACATTTTGCATTCAAACCAGTAAAACCAAGCTCACAATCAAAGAACTTGTGTGTAGGTTGCAGCAGCATGTGCAGTTGCTGCTCACAAACTACGCCGTCCTGTCCGAGCTTACCTCAATCGCAAGATTGATATGCTAATGGCAGGAGGAAGACACCCAATGAAAATCAATTACAGTGTGGGCTTCAAGTCTGATGGAAAGATCACTGCTCTACATCTTGATATACTAATCAATGCGGGAGCATTTCAAGATATAAGCCCAATCATGCCAAATAATATGGTGGGTTCACTGAAGAAGTATGACTGGGGAGCTTTATCTTTTGATATAAAGATTTGTAAGACAAATCTTTCTAGTAAGACAGCCATGAGAGCACCAGGAGAGGTGCAGGGATCCTTTATTTGTGAGGCTGTGGTTGAGCATGTAGCGTCATTTCTTTCATTGGAAGTAGATGCTGTCAGAAAAAGAAATATACATACATACGAGAGCCTCAAGTTATTTTATCAGGAGAGTGCGGGTGAACCTCTAGAGTATACTATGCCCTTGATTTTAGATAGATTAGCTGTATCTTCCAGGTTCCACCAAAGGGTAGAAGAAATAAGACAGTTTAACACCTCTAACAAGTGGATAAAAAGAGGAATCTCCCGAGTACCCATATTTCAGGAGGTGATGCTGAGACCAACCCCAGGTAAAGTAAGCATTCTCAATGACGGATCGGTGGTGGTTGAAGTTGGAGGTATTGAGTTAGGTCAAGGACTTTGGACAAAGGTGAAGCAGATGGCGGCGTTTGCTCTGAGTCCCGTAGAGTGTGATGGAAGTAAGGATCTCTTGGAGCGGGTTCGGGTCATTCAGACTGATACCTTGAGCTTGGTACAAGGAGGATTTACTGCTGGGAGCACTACCTCAGAGTCAAGTTGTGAAGCAGTTCGCCTTTGCTGTCATGCGTTGGTTGAAAGACTGATCATACTCAAGGAAAGGTTACTAGAGAAGATAGGGCCAGTTTCATGGGATACTTTAATAGTCCAGGTACCTATCACCTATCTGTAAATTCCAGATAAAACTGTATATCTATTTTCTCACCCCAACACGTCTGTCTTCCAGGCACATCTCCAATCTGTCAACTTATGTGCAAGTACTTACTATGTTCCCGATTTCAGTTCAATGCGTTATCTGAACTATGGTGCCGCAGTGAGTGAGGTGAGTTGATGACGTCAGCAATATATATGTTTATACTTGCTACTTATATTTCGATATAATCAATGCTTGTTGTCATATATTAAACGTACAGGTGGAGATTGATCTTCTCACAGGAGCAACCAGTATCTTGCAAACAGATATCGTCTATGATTGTGGCCAGAGCTTAAACCCTGCTGTTGATCTGGGACAGGTTTGCTCAACTGCAACATATTAATTTCTCTTCCGACTTcgttggagtttttcttctttctttgtttgcttaaattgtttttgctttttaggtTGAGGGCGCTTTTGTTCAAGGAGTGGGTTTTTTTATGTTGGAGGAGTACCTGACGAACTCTGAAGGATTGGTGGTGTCTGATGGAACATGGAACTACAAGATCCCAACTATTGACACTATCCCCAGACAGTTCAATGTCGAGATACTGAACAGTGGACATCATAAGAAACGTGTTCTGTCCTCTAAAGGTTCCATATTCAACTCAAACCTTTTAAGTTTTTGATAAAACATACAACCAATCGGTCAGAGGCAAGAATGTCAGTCAAAATGATGAGGTTTGCCTGTCTTAGGTGGCATTCTCTTTGTGGTGGCCTGTTTACAAAATTGAATTTCAATATAAACCAATCATcttaaagaacaaaaaaatttGTCTTTTCTGTCATCTGCAAATTTTTCTGTACTTTTAAAAATCGGCTCATTTATGGTTTATGCATGATCAAGGACAACCCATTTATCATTAGTGACAACATTAGTTAGGCTTGAAACTATCTTAAGGTAGGATGTTACTGTTTGATGTTTGTGCATCCATTAGCTATGGGCTTGGTTGAGCTAAACTTACTGTTCTCGTGTTTTTCCAGCTTCTGGCGAGCCACCTTTACTTATGGCTGCTTCAGTTCACTGTGCAACGAGAGACGCCATTAAAGAAGCAAGAAAACAGGTTCTCTCTTGGAGTGGGTCAGAACCAGGACCAGAAGCATCATCATATTCAACATTCCAACTGGAAGTCCCAGCAACCATGCCTGTAGTGAAGGAGCTATGTGGACTTGATAATGTCGAGAAGTACTTAAAAAGCTTGGTAGCTTCACATTGAAGGAATTATCTCCGAATTAGCATGTATTTGTATGTTAGTATTTAACCATTGCTTGTTTACACGTCCGGTGTAAATCATCCATCAGTTTTGTCTAGTTGTAGTTTCTGCTTTAAAACAGAGGGTCTATTCATTGTCTAAAAATAAAAACTGGAGTAAGGTGTTAAAGAATAAGAATCacaccatttatttatttttacactTCTTTTTTTGACAAGATGTTCTTACTAGATTGACAATGTCAATGCTCGTCGTCATCGTAGGTTGGTTCTGTAGACCAGAAAATGCAAAATGGAAGAGTAAAATTGTTCAGAATCCATTCCTGAACTTACGAAGTTGTCAAATAGGTCGCAAGTCTCGTGACATTACATGATTTTCACAAGATTTGCATCATCGCACAAAAGACCTGCACTGGATCAGCTGCAACACCACATAAATGGCCAATTTACTTAACTAAGAAATTTTGAAGTACCCAGTCTGGCTCATCCTAGAAACTCGGATAGATTAAAATCGGATTAGGCAATACCTGCTCATTCCATAAGTCCGACTTATCCTCACCATGAAACCATGATGGTGGTAACGTTGCAAACTAGGATTCTAAAAGCTAAAACGGTTAAGGAATAACTTCGAAATTTAATGCAAAAATTAAAATAGGAAGTATGCCATCGGATATACACAGTCCTAATTTTGAATTCTATGGATAAGTACCGCCAATTATAGAAGAAAATCGGTATTTACTAAGATTTACCGCCAAATTTGGGAAGACATTAATGTAATAATTGATAGTATCTCTCAAAAAATGGAATGGCATTAGTTTTGTAATTATCTTTTTATATCATTTCATTTTTGTTTAATCTCCCTCTCTATAAATACCTCAGGTTTACGATCATGTAAGCATATCAATcctaaaacttcatcagtaagtaagttttaattttcttttttagtgATTtcattgtaatttttttatttcatttttatgaattcttcagTTTTATATTTCTGTTGTGGTTCACCAATTTCAGTTCTACTACAATAAACTTCGTTTCAGTTTGATTGTtgagaaaattttgatttttccttTAGTTTAACCAAAAAGTCTCACACAAAAGTGGGAATCTCTTATTCATTCAAGATTGCGTGTGCAACTTCTatgtttcatgactttcatcatgcCAGGAAGAAAATTGGAAATATCATCCACATTTTCTTGGTTGGCCTACCTAAGACCCTATTTCTGTTAGGcatttcttcttctgctctttcGTTTCTCTAGTGCAACATTTTACCTTCTTTGTTTGTCTCATAATCATCTGGATTCTTGTGTCACCATCCAGCCTTGACTGTTACAAGATTTTTCACCTTCTTAATAACTTGTTTACTGCAGAATTGAAGACGGAATTCGTCAAAGTTAGCGTACGGTTCGGATAATATGTCGAGAATTTCCCTCAGTTTTGTGGGGATCTTGTTCCTATCATGCTGTGTAAGCATGGCTATAGCTGAAGAACAATATGTGAAATATAAAGATCCTACGCAACCAATAGGTGCTCGGATTAAGAACCTAATGAGTCAGATGACTCTTGCAGAGAAGATTGGGCAGATGATACAGATTGATCGGATAAACGTGACAGCTGATACTATGAAGAATAATTTTATCGGTAAATTACAATTTACATCTCTTAGAATCTCGCtatttgttaacaaaatttataaCTCCGAAATACTCCAGTTGTTTTTAAGGGAAACGATGAACTAATGAAAAGTAAATACATGTTGAAATAGGGAGTTTACTGAGTGCTGGTGGTAGTGTTCCTGAGATAAACGCTTCGGCTGAGGCATGGGTCAATATGATAAATGAGTTCCAGAGAGGAGCTCTTTCTTCGCGTCTCGGGATACCTATGATCTATGGAATTGATGCTGTTCATGGGCATAACAATGTCTACAAAGCCACAATATTCCCTCACAATGTCGGGCTTGGAGTCACCAGGTAGATACAGATATATACTCATTGCTGATAGCTTCGTATTTATTATAACTTAGTATGTTATGATGAAAAAGAGAGTATGTTTTTGGTAAAAACTTTCATCCTATTAGGGATCCTGATCTAGTGAAGAGAATCGGAGCTGCTACTGCTCTAGAAGTTCGAGCTACTGGCGTTCGGTATGCTTTTGCTCCATGTATAGCGGTAAGGACAATTCTGTGGTACACAATTCTTTGGGTTTAATTCAGTTCTCAATCCATTAATCATTTGTTTCTTTGAGATAAACAGGTTTGCAGAGATCCAAGATGGGGCCGGTGTTATGAGAGCTATAGCGAAGACTACAAAATTGTACGAAGCATGACGGAGCTCGTTTCAGGACTACAGGGTGAAATTCCAGCTGATGCTAGGAAAGCTGTTCCTTATCTCGGTGGAAAGTACGTAATCTATGTTCATTTTCATTCCTTTATCTCATTTATACATTGTTGTGTTCCATAGATATGAGAAGTTTTGTGCTTAGATTCCCTTATTGTTTTAGCCTTTAAGATTACATTAGAACCCAGGTTTAGTTAAAAGTAATAGTATGGTGTTGATCCTGTGCAGGACTAAGGTTGCTGCATGTGCAAAACACTTTGTGGGTGATGGTGGAACTATCAATGGGATCAACGAGAACAACACAATTGTTAGCTGGCATGAATTACTCGAAATTCACATGCCTGCTTATGTTGACGCCATTAGGAAAGGCGTTTCAACCGTGATGGTTTCTTATTCGAGCATCAATGGAGAGATGATGCACGCAAACCGTGGTTTGGTCACTGACTTCCTCAAGGGAACCCTGCGTTTTCGGGTAAACCAATCTTGACTGCTATTATATCAGTAATCCTAATTTTTACCTTGTCATTTGATTATGACACTACTTACTGTTATGGTACTACAGGGTTTTGTCATCTCAGATTGGCAGGGAATTGACCGCCTTACATATCCACGCCATATAAATTACACTTATTCAGTTGAAGTCGGAATTAATGCTGGCATTGATATGGTCAGTAACACATCCATTTGCCGTCTCTTTTCCAACGTGTAGACGCATCTGTTTTAGTTAAACCATCTAATTTTCGAGGTTGATACGTTCTTGCAGGTCATGGTTCCCTATGACCACAATGAGTTTAGCACTATACTAACCAACCTGGTCAATAAGAATGTCGTTCCAATGAGCCGTATCGACGATGCAGTGAAGAGGATCTTGCGTGTCAAGTTCACTATGGGTCTTTTTGAAAACCCATATGCTGATCTCAGCCTAGCTGACAAGATTGGGTGCAAGGTTAGTTGACTAAAATTGCAGGGACAATTTTGTGTAAGTTTACCGTTGGTTTGGCCAACAAGCCCCTACTGTGGACTGTGGAATGACCAAACTTCACCAAAATTGGTGCAAGGAAGTGTAACTAACTATTGCAATTTGTGTAACAGGAGCACAGGGAGTTGGCTAGGGAAGCTGTTAGGAAATCACTTGTACTATTGAAGAATGGAAATTCCTCAGATAACGCAATCCTGCCTCTACCGAAAAAGGTGCCTAAGATACTTGTTGCAGGAACCCATGCCAATAACTTGGGATATCAATGTGGTGGGTGGACACTTACATGGCAAGGAGTTTCCGGCAATAACTATACTGAGGGTGAGCTAGCCTGCTGTTTTCCACTTATATTCTGTCATCTACATTTGCTTAAAATTACTCTGCAATAAAGTTAAAGAATTTCTTAGTCCTCATTGACAAATTTCAATGGTCGTATGAACAGGAACTACAATCCTCAATGCCATCAAAGCCACTGTAGACCCAAGCACAGAAGTTACCTACAATGAGAATCCTAATGCTGATTTCCTCAAGTCCAACGACTTCTCCTACGCCATTGTTGTAGTTGGTGAATACCCTTATGTGGAAACTTTCGGTGACAGTCAAAACCTCACCATTCCTGAACCAGGACCCAGCACAATCACTAACGTATGCGGCGCTGTTAAATGTGTCGTTGTCGTCATATCCGGACGTCCTGTTGTCATCGAACCATATGTATCATCGATAAATGCACTAGTGGCTGCTTGGCTCCCTGGAAGTGAAGGACAAGGTGTAGCTGATGTTCTTTTTGGTGATTATGGGTTCACTGGCAAGCTAGCAAGAACCTGGTTCAAGACTGTTGATCAACTTCCAATGAATGTAGGGGACTCCCATTATGACCCGCTTTTCCCATTCGGGTTTGGGCTGGAGACCAAACCTGTATCTACAAATTAGAAACTTCGCtccagattttttttcttcttaaaaccCAAAATTCCAAAGAACAGAAGCTTGTATTTTAGCTCTAGTCACACAGAGAGGGAGAAAGAGAGGACACATTTGTAAGATTTTAATGTTCTAAGCTAAGGTATGAAAAATAAGCAACTTTGTGTTCATTTctttatattttaggttttgatttgtgTCTGGTGATACTAAATTTTAATTTCGTACTTGgttattttatgattatggttTTTTTTCAGCATTTTAGGTTAGTTTTTTTGATCGAGAACAATGATCTGAATCTCAATATAGtgaaactctctaattttcttaACACCTTCTCGATTTCCTGATATCACAAACATTGTTGAGAGAAACCTTGATCAATAGGCCATTAAACTCCCAAAGCTTTTGTAGAAATCTTGATTGTAACCCATAATGCTGTGATTACTGCAAGTAGCGAGTAAAGCTCCTTAAACCCCTGCTGCATTTGGTTCTAAAGACATGTTGTTTAGCAAATCGCTAGATAGAATAAAATTGCAGATTAGGCAATATATCCAGAATATACATAGATTATTATCATTCTAAGGAAAATCGGTAGACCTAAATTGACCTCTccagaatgattatactctataCAGATAATAtacataattttttttgagttatttGATTGGATTTCTTACTTGTTCGTTGGCTAAAAGAGATTAAGCTCATGGTCACTGTAACAACAATTCCCCGACAATATAAAATTTCAACATACTCCAAAGAAATCGTCCGCATTGTCTAGGGTTCCACAGTTTGCCTACATCTCTATAGTGGCAGCAATTATTCTCAGGACCTGTTATTTCCATGTCCTAAGAAAGACCCAATAGGTAAGTTTTGGTATCAATTGAGCATGATCTCCTTGATGAAGTTGATGTCAAATCCTTGATTAGTGATTTCGCGGCAGAAATCATTGAGACAGGTAACCCAGCAAGTTCCCAAGTTTCTCTACCGTTAGAGATTGGTGGATTACCTATCTCAGAGATTATATAAATAAGAAATAAACATGTCTTTAACACCTGCGTTACAACTGTGATCGTTATTATTCACGTGATATCTAAAGTTTGAAGAATGTCATATTTTCAACAATTTAAAAGAAATGAACAATCTTACCCTTGGATACCTGTAAAATGTACTTATTAGGTGCAAACAACAAACATTTATGGGCTAGACTCTATCAAAATCTAGACTCACCTCACTTGTGTATTTTCAGTATTAATCCTTTTGTTAAATGAGGCTTTACACATCTAGTTGTCTAGTGTCTTCTTTTAGCTAACCAGGATATAAACAAAC encodes the following:
- the LOC113313701 gene encoding uncharacterized protein LOC113313701, coding for MSRISLSFVGILFLSCCVSMAIAEEQYVKYKDPTQPIGARIKNLMSQMTLAEKIGQMIQIDRINVTADTMKNNFIGSLLSAGGSVPEINASAEAWVNMINEFQRGALSSRLGIPMIYGIDAVHGHNNVYKATIFPHNVGLGVTRDPDLVKRIGAATALEVRATGVRYAFAPCIAVCRDPRWGRCYESYSEDYKIVRSMTELVSGLQGEIPADARKAVPYLGGKTKVAACAKHFVGDGGTINGINENNTIVSWHELLEIHMPAYVDAIRKGVSTVMVSYSSINGEMMHANRGLVTDFLKGTLRFRGFVISDWQGIDRLTYPRHINYTYSVEVGINAGIDMVMVPYDHNEFSTILTNLVNKNVVPMSRIDDAVKRILRVKFTMGLFENPYADLSLADKIGCKEHRELAREAVRKSLVLLKNGNSSDNAILPLPKKVPKILVAGTHANNLGYQCGGWTLTWQGVSGNNYTEGTTILNAIKATVDPSTEVTYNENPNADFLKSNDFSYAIVVVGEYPYVETFGDSQNLTIPEPGPSTITNVCGAVKCVVVVISGRPVVIEPYVSSINALVAAWLPGSEGQGVADVLFGDYGFTGKLARTWFKTVDQLPMNVGDSHYDPLFPFGFGLETKPVSTN